One window from the genome of Fulvivirga lutea encodes:
- a CDS encoding T9SS type A sorting domain-containing protein codes for MVRLLTATMLLYGIAANAQSIKSYSFAPAGGTFSTSSVTGLWQIGGITRGSVANQNFTIQQEYVKGSQYIEVTSFDNAGVNTVNVYPNPTANHINISLNDKFIDAPIEYNLYNSQGALIKSDPLGNGYTHQTLDLSDMNQGVYLLILTDRRTSQSLKFRIIKN; via the coding sequence ATGGTTAGGCTATTAACAGCTACTATGCTGTTGTACGGGATTGCAGCCAATGCTCAATCTATCAAATCTTATTCATTCGCACCGGCAGGGGGTACTTTCAGCACTTCCTCAGTCACAGGTTTGTGGCAAATAGGTGGTATTACCCGAGGTTCTGTAGCCAATCAAAACTTTACAATTCAACAAGAGTACGTAAAAGGTAGTCAGTATATTGAAGTTACTTCATTTGATAATGCAGGTGTCAATACTGTTAACGTTTATCCTAATCCAACAGCTAACCATATAAATATCAGCCTCAATGATAAATTTATTGACGCACCGATTGAATATAATTTATATAATTCTCAGGGAGCACTAATTAAAAGTGATCCTCTTGGAAATGGTTACACTCACCAAACACTTGATTTAAGTGATATGAATCAAGGAGTGTATTTATTAATACTAACTGATAGACGAACCAGTCAATCATTGAAATTTAGAATCATTAAGAACTAA
- a CDS encoding Lcl domain-containing protein, whose product MKRIIATICVCFLFVHSNAQTPNSFRYQAAIQTLEGTPMANKTVALRISVLRSDVNRERVYAEFQSLSTDEFGMINLQIGQGNVISGNFSQITWGSDAHFLRIELDENGGSEFKLLSEVQLLSVPYALHAKSADNVDDADADATNEIQQLTIEGNILTISNGNSITLPEEEDGDSTNEIQELSINGQLLSISNGNSITLPEEQDGDSENELQQLSIEGNVLTISNGNSVNLPASNSVVPPTDGPIPVAFRGAQIFAHPTDNSVSINFGAFAGTGATSDSDGQSNTSSIVAALGDGNYAAKLCDDLSAFGFEDWYLPSRAELDALYKQNYLLADYGLDGYWSSTETANNKAWAINFLDGGLTDPTKNQSRRCLCVRKD is encoded by the coding sequence ATGAAACGCATAATTGCCACCATATGTGTCTGTTTTTTATTTGTGCATTCAAATGCACAAACGCCTAATTCATTTAGGTATCAGGCAGCAATACAAACTTTAGAAGGTACGCCAATGGCGAATAAAACCGTTGCCTTAAGAATAAGTGTTCTACGCTCAGATGTTAATCGTGAGCGCGTATATGCTGAATTTCAGAGCTTATCTACCGATGAATTTGGAATGATTAATTTGCAAATTGGGCAGGGAAATGTGATTTCCGGTAATTTCAGTCAGATTACCTGGGGTTCAGATGCTCACTTTCTGAGAATTGAGCTGGATGAAAATGGTGGCTCGGAGTTCAAGTTATTAAGTGAAGTGCAATTATTGAGTGTCCCATATGCATTGCATGCCAAGTCAGCAGATAATGTGGATGATGCCGATGCTGATGCAACGAACGAAATTCAGCAGCTAACCATTGAAGGAAATATCCTAACAATTAGTAATGGGAATAGTATAACATTACCTGAAGAGGAGGATGGTGATAGTACCAATGAAATTCAGGAGTTATCTATTAATGGCCAGCTTTTATCCATTAGCAATGGCAACAGCATAACATTACCTGAAGAACAGGATGGCGATAGTGAAAATGAGTTGCAGCAGTTAAGCATTGAGGGTAATGTCTTAACTATTTCTAATGGCAATTCTGTTAATCTGCCTGCCTCTAATTCTGTTGTACCACCTACAGATGGCCCCATACCTGTAGCTTTCAGAGGGGCTCAGATCTTTGCTCATCCCACTGATAATTCCGTATCAATAAATTTCGGAGCCTTTGCAGGCACTGGTGCAACTTCAGATTCTGACGGTCAAAGTAATACCAGTTCAATTGTCGCTGCACTGGGTGACGGTAATTATGCCGCCAAATTATGTGATGATTTATCGGCTTTTGGTTTTGAAGATTGGTACCTGCCTTCAAGGGCCGAGTTAGATGCCTTGTATAAGCAAAACTATCTTTTAGCAGATTACGGGTTAGACGGTTATTGGTCGTCAACCGAAACGGCAAACAATAAAGCCTGGGCCATTAACTTTCTGGATGGGGGCTTAACTGATCCTACCAAAAATCAAAGTAGACGGTGTTTGTGTGTGAGAAAGGATTAG
- the aceB gene encoding malate synthase A — protein MTTTTVKTLPKTHSIQVLGKLKTGYEEILTDEALAFVEALHKKFNATRKELLADRLIRQKRFDAGERPSFLSKTSDIRESDWSVAPVPAEIQDRRVEITGPVERKMIINALNSGAKVFMADFEDSNSPNWENVVQGQINLRDANDRTISFENPTSGKKYELNDEVAVLFVRPRGWHLEEKHIVVNGEQVSGGFVDFGLYFFHNVTTLLNRGSAPYFYLPKLENHHEARLWNDVFVFAQEYLGIPQGTIKATVLIETITAAFELEEILYVLKEHSAGLNCGRWDYIFSYIKKFRNEPGFVTPDRSQITMATPFMNAYSLAVIKACHKRGAHAMGGMAAQIPIKADPEANEKALEKVMADKVREARMGHDGTWVAHPGLVKVAESAFNKYMVTKNQIHIKRDDVGVSEKMLLEKPLGTITEQGLRTNINVGILYIESWLRGNGAAALYNLMEDAATAEISRTQVWQWLKNGAKLDDGRTINVELYEEIKNEELIKIKELVGKDNYQNGQFKKAIELFDELVLQPKFNDFLTTQAYNLID, from the coding sequence ATGACCACCACAACAGTAAAAACACTTCCTAAAACACACTCCATTCAGGTGTTAGGCAAGTTGAAAACAGGATACGAAGAAATCCTTACCGATGAAGCTCTGGCATTTGTGGAGGCGCTTCATAAAAAATTTAATGCTACAAGAAAAGAGTTGCTGGCAGATCGATTGATCAGACAAAAGCGATTTGATGCTGGTGAAAGACCGTCATTTCTTAGCAAGACCAGCGACATTAGAGAAAGTGATTGGTCGGTAGCCCCTGTTCCTGCTGAAATTCAGGATAGGAGAGTAGAAATTACCGGCCCCGTTGAGCGTAAGATGATTATCAATGCACTTAATTCGGGTGCCAAGGTTTTTATGGCTGATTTTGAAGACAGCAATTCACCTAATTGGGAGAATGTAGTTCAGGGGCAAATCAACCTGAGAGATGCGAATGATAGAACCATCTCTTTCGAAAATCCTACTAGCGGTAAAAAGTATGAATTGAATGATGAAGTAGCCGTTTTATTTGTCAGACCAAGAGGCTGGCATTTAGAGGAGAAGCACATTGTTGTTAATGGCGAGCAGGTGAGTGGTGGATTTGTGGATTTTGGTCTTTACTTTTTTCACAATGTAACTACACTCCTTAACAGAGGAAGCGCTCCTTATTTCTACTTACCAAAACTTGAAAACCATCATGAAGCTAGGCTGTGGAACGATGTATTTGTGTTTGCACAAGAGTATTTGGGAATTCCTCAAGGTACAATTAAGGCCACAGTTTTAATTGAAACTATTACAGCTGCTTTTGAGCTGGAAGAAATACTTTACGTGTTGAAAGAGCATAGTGCAGGACTCAACTGCGGCAGATGGGATTACATCTTTTCTTATATCAAGAAGTTTAGAAACGAGCCTGGATTTGTAACACCGGACCGCTCACAGATAACTATGGCTACGCCATTTATGAATGCGTATTCACTTGCCGTGATTAAGGCGTGCCATAAAAGAGGAGCCCATGCAATGGGCGGAATGGCTGCTCAAATTCCAATCAAAGCTGACCCTGAGGCTAATGAAAAAGCATTAGAAAAAGTGATGGCTGATAAAGTGCGTGAAGCAAGAATGGGGCACGATGGTACATGGGTAGCCCATCCGGGATTAGTAAAAGTAGCCGAATCAGCTTTCAATAAGTACATGGTTACCAAAAACCAGATTCATATTAAAAGAGACGATGTGGGTGTTTCAGAAAAAATGCTCTTAGAAAAGCCTTTAGGTACCATAACAGAGCAAGGATTGAGAACCAATATCAACGTTGGAATTCTATATATCGAGAGTTGGCTCAGAGGCAATGGAGCGGCTGCATTATACAATTTGATGGAGGATGCAGCAACAGCAGAAATTTCCAGAACACAAGTTTGGCAATGGCTAAAAAACGGAGCCAAACTTGACGATGGCAGAACCATAAATGTTGAATTATACGAAGAAATTAAAAACGAAGAGCTCATTAAAATCAAAGAATTGGTTGGTAAAGACAACTATCAGAATGGGCAATTCAAAAAGGCCATTGAGTTATTCGATGAGCTCGTACTTCAACCAAAATTTAATGACTTTTTAACAACCCAAGCTTATAACCTAATTGACTAA
- a CDS encoding DUF294 nucleotidyltransferase-like domain-containing protein — MAANVIASRIADFLKKFPPFEEISDTELLMLCEKAIVKYANKGEYLFKQGESSSPYLYVVKEGLVHLERQTSTGAKELVDICDEGDLFGVRSMLSGKPYVFDARCEEEALVYGIPIEEFKKHLESNSKIALFFASGLAGGQSDVQQGPTQKMVPVQESGSLLNWNKPLAEPKRALITCKSTDLIKDVAGLMTMEQIGSIIICNDEQKAIGIATETDFKTKVATGKVAVTQPISEIMTPDVITMNLGKPLSSYLLKMLQHKINHLCLVKKGLPVGILSHHDLTGASQNHPITLGYTMEQAAELSELVELRNQADALINFYLEQHVSIQLVSSLASHINDITISKCIECALQEVGEPTAKFAWISLGSEGRQEQLIRTDQDNALIYEDNQDESTRLYFIKLAQKINSNLEACGFEMCPAEMMGGNEKWCQPLNQWKKYFSGWIHQPQEKSLMLSTIFFDYRHVYGAKELADELGKHLKNEIKSGNIFIHFLAKNSLQNPPPLSFFKNFVVERSGEHVDRFDIKARAMMPLVDIARVLALNSGESISSNTLVRYKWLEKNDKNNAELYKLAAESYEYLMRFRALNGFQNKNSGRYISIESLSKIERQILRNTFEPINRLQKMLEVRFQLSYFN, encoded by the coding sequence ATGGCTGCGAATGTCATAGCATCGCGAATTGCGGATTTTCTAAAGAAATTTCCACCCTTTGAGGAAATTTCAGATACCGAATTGTTGATGTTATGCGAAAAAGCAATTGTAAAATACGCCAATAAAGGGGAGTATTTATTTAAGCAGGGAGAGTCAAGCTCTCCCTATCTTTATGTAGTCAAAGAAGGTCTGGTGCATCTTGAGCGTCAAACTTCTACGGGTGCTAAAGAACTTGTCGATATCTGTGATGAAGGTGATTTGTTTGGAGTGCGCTCGATGCTATCAGGAAAGCCTTATGTTTTTGATGCCCGATGTGAGGAAGAGGCTTTGGTATATGGAATACCAATTGAGGAATTTAAAAAGCATCTTGAAAGTAATAGTAAAATTGCTCTTTTCTTTGCTTCAGGCTTGGCAGGAGGGCAATCAGATGTTCAACAGGGGCCCACTCAAAAAATGGTGCCCGTTCAAGAATCAGGATCATTACTCAATTGGAATAAGCCGCTAGCTGAACCCAAAAGAGCGCTCATTACTTGCAAATCAACCGATTTAATAAAGGATGTTGCTGGTCTAATGACCATGGAGCAAATTGGCTCAATCATTATCTGTAATGACGAACAAAAAGCCATAGGTATTGCTACTGAAACAGACTTTAAAACGAAGGTAGCAACAGGCAAAGTCGCTGTCACACAACCCATTTCGGAGATCATGACCCCTGATGTTATTACCATGAACTTAGGCAAACCGCTCTCCTCCTATCTCCTCAAAATGCTGCAGCACAAAATCAATCATTTGTGTCTGGTAAAAAAAGGGTTGCCTGTTGGTATACTTAGCCATCACGATTTGACAGGTGCCAGCCAGAATCACCCCATAACATTGGGCTATACGATGGAGCAGGCAGCAGAACTTTCTGAACTAGTTGAATTACGCAATCAGGCAGATGCTTTAATCAACTTTTATCTTGAGCAGCATGTATCCATCCAATTGGTCAGTTCATTAGCCTCCCATATAAACGACATCACCATCAGTAAATGCATTGAGTGCGCTCTACAGGAAGTTGGGGAGCCAACGGCAAAATTTGCCTGGATAAGTTTGGGTAGCGAAGGACGACAAGAGCAACTCATCCGAACTGACCAGGATAATGCACTCATTTATGAAGATAATCAGGATGAATCCACCCGGCTCTATTTTATAAAGTTGGCTCAAAAAATAAATTCCAACTTAGAAGCTTGCGGTTTTGAGATGTGCCCTGCCGAAATGATGGGCGGAAACGAAAAATGGTGTCAGCCCCTCAATCAATGGAAGAAATACTTTTCAGGCTGGATTCATCAGCCTCAGGAAAAATCCCTGATGCTCTCAACCATCTTCTTTGATTACCGACACGTGTACGGTGCAAAAGAATTGGCAGATGAATTGGGAAAGCATCTGAAAAATGAAATTAAAAGCGGCAATATCTTCATCCATTTCTTGGCGAAAAATAGTTTGCAAAATCCTCCACCACTTAGCTTTTTCAAGAATTTTGTTGTGGAGAGGTCTGGAGAGCATGTGGATCGATTCGACATTAAAGCAAGAGCTATGATGCCCTTGGTTGATATCGCCAGGGTGCTGGCTTTAAACTCGGGTGAATCCATTAGCAGTAATACTTTAGTTCGCTACAAATGGCTCGAGAAAAACGATAAGAATAATGCCGAACTATATAAATTGGCCGCTGAGAGCTATGAATATCTAATGCGGTTTCGGGCGTTGAACGGCTTTCAAAACAAGAACTCAGGGCGGTATATCTCTATAGAATCATTATCTAAAATAGAGCGGCAAATTTTGCGCAATACCTTTGAACCGATAAACAGGCTACAAAAAATGCTGGAAGTAAGGTTTCAGTTAAGCTATTTTAATTAA
- the aceA gene encoding isocitrate lyase — protein MTKADQIEKLYNEWMTNPRWKNVKRNYIPEDVVKLRGSIVVEHTLARNGAEKLWKKLNSQDFVAGLGALTGNQAIQEVTAGLEAIYLSGWQVAADANLAGEMYPDQSLYPADSVPKVVKRINNALMRRDQIQSVTEEGDIDWMVPIVADAEAGFGGNLNAFELMKAMIEAGAAGVHFEDQLSSAKKCGHLGGKVLVPTQEAINKLSAARLAADVCDVPTLLVARTDAEAANLITSDVDPRDHKFITGERTNEGFYHVKNGLEQGIDRGLSYAPYADLIWMETSNPDLGLAKEFAQAIKEKYPEQMLAYNCSPSFNWASKLSVKQMETFRENIAEMGYKFQFITLAGFHALNTSMFELSKAYRERGMAGYSELQEREFALQADGFKAVKHQTFVGTQYFDSIQNVVQGGQSSTTAMKGSTEEDQFNTLKVRKAG, from the coding sequence ATGACTAAGGCAGATCAAATCGAAAAATTATACAACGAATGGATGACGAATCCAAGATGGAAAAATGTAAAGCGTAATTACATTCCTGAAGATGTAGTAAAATTGAGAGGATCCATTGTGGTGGAACATACGTTGGCCCGCAATGGTGCTGAAAAATTATGGAAAAAATTAAACTCACAGGACTTTGTGGCAGGTCTGGGTGCACTAACTGGTAATCAGGCCATTCAGGAAGTTACTGCTGGTTTGGAAGCTATTTATTTAAGTGGCTGGCAGGTGGCAGCAGATGCCAACCTTGCCGGGGAAATGTATCCTGATCAATCACTTTACCCGGCTGACTCAGTTCCTAAAGTGGTAAAAAGAATAAACAACGCATTAATGCGAAGAGATCAAATTCAAAGTGTTACTGAAGAAGGCGACATCGATTGGATGGTGCCAATTGTTGCCGATGCAGAAGCAGGTTTTGGTGGTAATTTAAATGCCTTTGAGTTAATGAAGGCGATGATTGAAGCCGGAGCAGCAGGAGTACACTTTGAAGATCAACTTTCATCCGCCAAGAAATGCGGCCATTTAGGAGGAAAAGTATTAGTGCCAACACAGGAAGCAATTAATAAACTTTCTGCGGCCAGACTAGCAGCCGATGTATGCGATGTACCAACACTCTTAGTAGCTAGAACTGATGCAGAGGCCGCTAACTTAATAACTTCAGATGTAGATCCCAGAGATCATAAGTTTATTACAGGGGAAAGAACTAATGAAGGATTCTACCATGTGAAAAATGGCTTAGAGCAAGGAATTGACAGAGGATTGAGCTATGCACCTTATGCGGATTTAATTTGGATGGAAACTTCTAACCCTGACTTGGGATTGGCAAAAGAATTTGCGCAAGCCATCAAGGAAAAATATCCTGAGCAAATGCTTGCATATAATTGTTCTCCATCATTTAACTGGGCATCTAAATTATCTGTGAAGCAAATGGAAACTTTTAGAGAGAATATTGCTGAGATGGGTTATAAATTCCAGTTCATTACTTTGGCAGGATTCCATGCTCTTAATACATCAATGTTTGAGCTTTCTAAAGCTTATAGAGAAAGAGGAATGGCTGGTTACAGTGAGCTACAAGAACGTGAATTTGCCCTTCAGGCAGATGGGTTTAAGGCCGTAAAACACCAGACGTTTGTTGGTACGCAATATTTCGATTCTATTCAGAATGTGGTTCAAGGTGGGCAATCATCAACTACTGCTATGAAAGGAAGTACTGAGGAAGATCAATTTAATACCCTGAAAGTGAGAAAAGCGGGATAA
- a CDS encoding DUF808 domain-containing protein produces MASKFFAVFDDIAVLMDDVATMSKYATQKTAGILADDLAVNAEKASGFSASRELIVLWRIAKGSLLNKIIILPAAFLLSAFLPGVIIPILLLGGLYLAYEGVEKVYTYLFHRESKEKKKQLLQNDEQAASYENEKVKSAIVVDFILSVEIIIIALSTVADQPLNIQIPVVTVVALLATVGVYGLVALIVRMDNLGLNLIASSENKSSFKAKLGRGLVKLLPWVVRSLTVLGTLAMILVGGGIYAHNVDFIHNLLRTWPTLLADFLVGLCLGALAVVVMKLYESIKKNFAKAT; encoded by the coding sequence ATGGCTTCAAAGTTTTTTGCTGTATTTGATGACATCGCAGTACTCATGGATGATGTAGCGACCATGAGCAAGTATGCTACCCAAAAGACAGCCGGAATTTTAGCGGATGATTTAGCGGTAAATGCCGAAAAAGCATCGGGGTTTTCAGCTTCTCGAGAGTTAATTGTATTATGGCGAATAGCAAAGGGTTCTTTGCTGAATAAAATAATCATCTTACCAGCCGCATTTCTACTCAGTGCTTTTTTGCCTGGTGTTATCATTCCAATTCTATTGTTGGGTGGGTTGTATCTGGCATATGAGGGCGTTGAAAAAGTTTATACTTACTTGTTTCATCGTGAATCGAAAGAAAAGAAAAAGCAATTACTGCAAAATGACGAACAAGCTGCGTCCTATGAAAATGAAAAAGTTAAATCGGCCATTGTTGTTGATTTTATATTGTCTGTTGAAATAATCATTATAGCACTTAGTACAGTTGCCGATCAACCGCTCAATATTCAAATACCTGTTGTAACTGTAGTAGCATTACTTGCCACAGTTGGCGTTTATGGCTTGGTGGCTCTCATTGTTCGAATGGATAATTTGGGTTTGAATTTAATCGCAAGTAGTGAAAACAAGAGCAGTTTCAAAGCCAAATTAGGTCGTGGATTGGTAAAGCTATTACCTTGGGTGGTGCGTAGTTTAACTGTATTAGGAACACTTGCCATGATACTGGTTGGTGGAGGAATCTATGCTCATAATGTCGACTTCATCCACAACCTGTTGCGCACTTGGCCTACATTACTAGCTGATTTCTTAGTGGGTTTATGCCTTGGAGCATTAGCTGTTGTGGTTATGAAACTGTACGAAAGCATTAAAAAAAATTTCGCAAAGGCTACATAA
- a CDS encoding XRE family transcriptional regulator codes for MKKHIMVSDNFSLKHILGLKVHDLRVKKDLSFQDLSESSGLSISYLSEIEKGKKYPKGDKILALAKALDVTYDELVSLKVSKKLTPIINLLQSDFFKEFPLDTFGLEPQKIIELLSNSPEKVHAFINSIINIARNYEMRGEHFHYAALRSYQEMNDNYFSDIETAVKKFIKQHDSLKQLPNTVAVLEDLLKKEFDITIDRTKLSSYPELRDLRSFYQKKEKRLLLHNGLTAAQEAFLIGRELGFHVLGLKERPAETPPYKAYGFEGILNNYKASYFSAALILPEQEVITDINKMALSDTWNESMMIGFIDKYQATPEMIMQRLTNILPKHFGLKNLFFLRFVGTDNFSSYDLTKELHLSRSHNPHTNSLNETYCRRWLSIRLIKQLRSLTKLDKSSSILAGAQISQYYGTEDEYLCLTLAFPNVSNLSESISVTIGFYVDANSKKRIKFISDPAIKSRIVNTTCQRCGWTDCEDRIAPPTVIEKETAQKNVIDALLKLDE; via the coding sequence TTGAAAAAGCACATTATGGTATCTGATAATTTTTCCTTAAAACATATCCTCGGCCTTAAAGTCCATGACCTCAGGGTTAAAAAGGATTTATCATTTCAAGATCTTTCTGAGAGTTCAGGACTATCAATTTCTTACCTAAGCGAAATTGAAAAGGGAAAGAAATACCCTAAGGGTGATAAAATTCTGGCATTGGCAAAGGCATTGGATGTGACCTATGATGAGTTGGTATCATTGAAAGTATCTAAAAAGCTCACACCCATCATCAACCTGCTTCAGTCCGACTTTTTCAAAGAGTTTCCATTGGATACATTCGGCCTTGAGCCTCAAAAGATTATTGAATTACTCTCTAACTCACCCGAAAAGGTGCATGCATTTATAAATTCAATAATCAATATTGCGCGCAACTACGAAATGCGAGGGGAGCATTTTCACTATGCGGCTTTGCGCTCTTATCAGGAAATGAACGACAATTATTTTTCTGACATTGAGACTGCAGTAAAGAAGTTTATCAAGCAACACGATTCTCTGAAGCAATTACCTAACACGGTGGCTGTTTTAGAGGATTTACTGAAAAAAGAATTTGATATCACCATTGATAGAACAAAGCTCTCATCCTACCCTGAGCTAAGGGATCTGCGCTCATTTTATCAGAAAAAGGAAAAACGGCTTTTATTGCATAATGGACTAACTGCTGCGCAGGAAGCTTTTTTAATAGGCCGTGAATTGGGATTTCATGTATTGGGTTTAAAAGAACGGCCAGCTGAAACACCTCCTTACAAAGCCTATGGTTTTGAAGGAATACTGAATAACTACAAAGCTTCGTACTTTAGTGCAGCGCTCATCCTCCCTGAACAAGAGGTAATTACAGACATTAATAAAATGGCCCTTTCCGACACCTGGAATGAAAGCATGATGATCGGCTTTATTGATAAATACCAGGCTACGCCCGAAATGATCATGCAAAGATTGACCAACATACTTCCCAAGCATTTCGGACTGAAAAACCTATTTTTTCTGCGGTTTGTGGGCACGGATAATTTTTCATCATACGATCTTACCAAAGAATTGCATTTATCACGTTCGCACAATCCACACACTAACTCTTTGAATGAGACTTATTGCCGCAGATGGTTATCAATACGTTTAATCAAGCAATTGAGATCACTTACTAAACTTGATAAGTCTTCATCGATATTAGCCGGAGCTCAGATTTCCCAATATTATGGCACTGAAGACGAGTACTTGTGCCTTACCTTAGCTTTCCCAAATGTGTCCAACTTATCGGAAAGTATTAGTGTAACTATTGGTTTCTATGTGGATGCCAATTCGAAGAAGCGCATTAAATTCATCAGCGATCCTGCCATTAAATCGAGAATAGTAAACACCACTTGCCAGCGCTGCGGTTGGACTGATTGTGAAGATAGAATTGCGCCTCCTACAGTTATTGAAAAGGAAACAGCTCAAAAGAATGTGATTGATGCCCTTCTAAAACTTGATGAATAA
- a CDS encoding 3'-5' exonuclease yields the protein MEFWKKLFGKDHNPNLISHDTPLENIKFVCLDTETSSLDHTQAELLSIGLVTIQNLEIKVESGKELFIKHQDIQLSESIEVHGITLEKCKNGISLNEALSKTEKYIEKSVLVAHNGAFDLAMLNRFNPKMTKSHRLVDTARLAIRLNTSPMDRHNYEKKDYFLDTLLTKYDIQPLERHTALGDAYSTALLFLKLVKIQQLRGATQLRHIM from the coding sequence ATGGAGTTTTGGAAGAAGCTTTTCGGAAAGGATCATAACCCAAACCTTATCTCCCATGATACGCCATTGGAGAATATTAAATTTGTATGTCTAGACACAGAAACCTCTTCACTCGATCATACCCAGGCAGAGTTACTTTCAATAGGGTTGGTAACTATTCAAAATCTGGAAATTAAAGTCGAATCCGGTAAAGAGCTTTTTATAAAACACCAAGACATTCAACTTTCGGAATCCATCGAAGTACACGGGATTACATTAGAGAAATGCAAAAATGGCATCAGCTTGAATGAGGCATTGTCTAAAACTGAAAAGTACATTGAAAAATCTGTATTGGTGGCTCATAATGGCGCTTTTGATCTGGCCATGCTCAATCGATTCAATCCTAAAATGACGAAGAGTCATCGGTTAGTGGATACTGCACGCTTGGCAATAAGACTCAACACATCTCCGATGGACCGCCATAATTATGAAAAGAAAGACTATTTCCTGGATACTTTATTGACAAAATATGATATCCAACCCCTGGAAAGACATACTGCCTTAGGTGACGCCTACTCAACGGCCTTATTATTTTTAAAATTAGTGAAGATTCAACAATTGAGAGGTGCAACTCAACTCAGACACATTATGTGA